GAAGGAAGAGGTCTACGTTTAATGCTTACACTCACGAAGATTTTTCAGGGATAAAAGTTGTACAGGAATTTGCTAATGAAGATAAGACTTCTTCAGTGTTCTTTAAACTTGTTAAAGACATGATGGGAAGTTTTGTTCATGCTGTAAAATTAAACGATCTGTTTTGGCCGATGGTAGATGCATCTTACGGTCTTGGTGCGGTTATACTGTATTATTTCAGTGCAAAGCTTATTGGAAGTGGACTTACGATAGGAACAATAATTGCATTTACAATGTATATAGGCATGTTTTGGAGACCTATACTCGATATAAGCAATTTCTACAACAGCTTGGTCATGTCTTTTGCGTCTGCTGAAAGAATATTTGAGATTATGGACATTGAACCGGATATAGTGGATATAAAAAATGCGATAAAGATGCCCAAGATAAAGGGAACAGTGGAATTTAAAAATGTTACATTCAGCTATGACGATGGAAACATAGTTCTAGACAATGTCAGTTTTAAAGTAAATCCAGGAGAAACTGTGGCACTTGTAGGTCCTACAGGTGCAGGCAAGACGACAATTGTCAATTTAATCAGTCGTTTTTATGACCCTTCAAAAGGGGCTGTCTTAATAGATGGCAAAGACATAAAACACGTAGAGCTAGAGTCACTAAGAAGTCAGATGGGCATCATGCTGCAAGATACATTTTTGTTTTCAGCTACAATAAAGGAAAACATAAGGTACGGAAAGCTGGATGCAACAGATGAAGAAATTATAGCAGCAGCAAAAGCGGTAAATGCCCATGACTTTATCATGAAGATGGAAAAGGGCTATGATACAGAAGTGAATGAGAGAGGATCACGGCTTTCTGTGGGACAGAGGCAGCTAATATCATTTGCAAGAGCACTTTTGGCAAATCCCCGCATATTGATTCTGGACGAAGCTACATCTAATATAGATACTCAAACAGAAAGGCTTGTTCAAAGAGGTATAAAAAGGCTTCTAACAGGTAGAACATCCTTTGTCATAGCTCACAGGTTGTCAACTATAAGGGATGCAAATAGAATCATGGTTGTTGATGGTGGCAGAATTGTAGAGGTAGGGACGCATGACGAGCTTATGAATCTTAGAGGCCTTTATTACGATCTCTACATGTCCCAGTACAGATTTTTGAGCGAAGGAGCTTAAATAAGAAATATTAAATATTGCGCTTATAAATTCGGGCAATTCAGTGAGAATAGTTGAAATTTCTGTTGGATTGTCCATATTTTTTATTATTCACATAAATTTCACAAAATTTTCACATCAAAATTATAAAGTCCCGTTGTAGTATTTTTTACAAGATTATAGAAAGTGATAATGATGGGGGATAATGTTATGCCAAAGTTATTGACGAAAGAAGAAGAGAAAAGTTTATTTGAAAGGCTGAGAAATGGCGATGAAAGTGTCAAAGAAGTATTGGTGGAATGCAACATAAGACTTGTTGACAAAGTTGCCGCTGGATTTGTAAGGCCTGGCGTGGAATTTGACGACCTTGTTCAAGAAGGATTGATAGGGTTGCTTACAGCAATAGACAAGTTTGACCACACTAAAGGCTACAAATTTTCTACGTATGCCACATGGTATGTACAGCAAAGCATAAGAAGGTACATAGGAAATTTTGGTAAAATCATAAGGCTGCCAATTCATGTTAATGAAAAAATAAACCGTATATTAAAAGCAAGGTATTCAATAGAGCAGAAAAAAGGATGTTTTGCTACAACTGAAGAGATATCCAGATTGACGGGATATACTGAAGAAGAAGTAGAAAGTTATCTAGCATACGCTACAGATGTCATAAGCTTAAATCAATACGTTAACGATGAAAAAGTAGATGCAGAACTTATCAATTTTATACAAGATGATACAATTGATGTAGAAGAGATGGCTATAGAAAAAGAGGTTAAAGAAGAAGTCAGAAAAATTTTGGATAGCTTACCTGAAAGAGAGAGCATGATATTAAAAATGCGTTTTGGATTTGGCTGCAATTTAAAAACACTCGCGGAGATTGGGAATAT
The nucleotide sequence above comes from Thermoanaerobacterium sp. CMT5567-10. Encoded proteins:
- a CDS encoding ABC transporter ATP-binding protein, with protein sequence MAKNMVKQDEDLRYMSNFVILKRLFSYLTKHKFRVFLVIMLLIFEMIVSLINPVLMKTAIDKNIKNGDINGLLIIGLLMVSLNFLAMMASRTRIVKMASVTNDILVNIRHELYSHIQKLSFSFFDSRPVGKILARVIGDVNSLQDLFNNSVTNFIPQILTVICVGAMMFYLNSKLALASMTLLPLLVIGLFSIEALSRRRWQEFRRKRSTFNAYTHEDFSGIKVVQEFANEDKTSSVFFKLVKDMMGSFVHAVKLNDLFWPMVDASYGLGAVILYYFSAKLIGSGLTIGTIIAFTMYIGMFWRPILDISNFYNSLVMSFASAERIFEIMDIEPDIVDIKNAIKMPKIKGTVEFKNVTFSYDDGNIVLDNVSFKVNPGETVALVGPTGAGKTTIVNLISRFYDPSKGAVLIDGKDIKHVELESLRSQMGIMLQDTFLFSATIKENIRYGKLDATDEEIIAAAKAVNAHDFIMKMEKGYDTEVNERGSRLSVGQRQLISFARALLANPRILILDEATSNIDTQTERLVQRGIKRLLTGRTSFVIAHRLSTIRDANRIMVVDGGRIVEVGTHDELMNLRGLYYDLYMSQYRFLSEGA
- a CDS encoding RNA polymerase sigma factor RpoD/SigA; protein product: MPKLLTKEEEKSLFERLRNGDESVKEVLVECNIRLVDKVAAGFVRPGVEFDDLVQEGLIGLLTAIDKFDHTKGYKFSTYATWYVQQSIRRYIGNFGKIIRLPIHVNEKINRILKARYSIEQKKGCFATTEEISRLTGYTEEEVESYLAYATDVISLNQYVNDEKVDAELINFIQDDTIDVEEMAIEKEVKEEVRKILDSLPERESMILKMRFGFGCNLKTLAEIGNIFGLTRERIRQIQNNTLKELRRNRKVKERLREIMT